One window from the genome of Pyxicephalus adspersus chromosome 6, UCB_Pads_2.0, whole genome shotgun sequence encodes:
- the ENC1 gene encoding ectoderm-neural cortex protein 1, with translation MSVSTHENRKSRASTGSMNIYLFHKSSYADNVLTHLNLLRQQCLFTDVLLLAGSRSFPCHRAVLAACSRYFEAMFSGGLKESQANEVNFHNAIHPEVLELLLDYAYSSRVIINEENAESLLEAGDMLEFEDIRDACAEFLEKNLHPTNCLGMLLLSDAHQCTKLYELSWRMCLTNFQTICKTEDFLQLPKELVVQLLCHEELETEDERMVYESAMNWINYDLNKRHCYLPELLQTVRLALLPAIYLMENVAMEELIIKQKKSKELVEEAIRCKLKILQNDGVVTSMCAKPRKTGHALFLLGGQTFMCDKLYLVDQKAKEIIPKADIPSPRKEFSACAIGCKVYITGGRGSENGVSKDVWVYDTLHEEWSKAAPMLVARFGHGSAELKHCLYVVGGHTAATGCLPASPSVSLKQVEQYDPATNKWTMVAPLREGVSNAAVVSAKLKLFAFGGTSVSHDKLPKVQCYDPSENRWTVPATCPQPWRYTAAAVLGTQIFIMGGDTEFSACSAYKFNSETYQWTKAGDVTAKRMSCHAVASGNKLFVVGGYFGIQRCKTLDCYDPTLDAWNSITTVPYSLIPTAFVSTWKHLPS, from the coding sequence ATGTCGGTTAGCACGCATGAGAACCGTAAATCCAGAGCCAGTACTGGTTCTATGAACATCTATCTGTTCCACAAGTCTTCATATGCTGACAATGTACTCACTCATCTCAACCTATTACGACAGCAATGTCTCTTTACAGATGTCCTCCTGTTGGCGGGAAGTAGGTCTTTCCCTTGCCACCGAGCTGTCCTGGCTGCTTGCAGTCGATATTTTGAAGCCATGTTCAGTGGTGGTCTTAAGGAAAGCCAAGCCAACGAGGTAAACTTCCACAATGCTATCCACCCAGAAGTTCTAGAGCTTCTTTTGGATTATGCATATTCATCCAGGGTCATCATTAATGAAGAAAATGCTGAATCCCTTCTGGAAGCAGGAGATATGTTGGAGTTTGAAGATATCAGAGATGCCTGTGCGGAGTTTTTGGAGAAAAACCTTCATCCCACCAACTGCTTAGGTATGCTTCTCCTTTCTGATGCTCACCAGTGCACTAAGCTGTATGAATTGTCTTGGAGAATGTGTCTTACCAACTTTCAAACCATCTGCAAAACCGAAGACTTTCTCCAATTGCCCAAAGAACTGGTGGTACAGCTGTTATGCCATGAAGAACTGGAAACTGAAGATGAAAGGATGGTGTATGAATCTGCAATGAACTGGATTAACTATGATCTTAATAAGCGACACTGTTACCTTCCCGAGCTACTCCAAACTGTACGATTGGCTCTTCTGCCAGCCATATATCTCATGGAGAATGTAGCAATGGAGGAGCTTATTattaagcagaaaaaaagcaaagaactAGTAGAAGAAGCTATTCggtgtaaattaaaaatattacaaaatgatggCGTGGTGACCAGCATGTGTGCTAAGCCTCGTAAAACTGGTCATGCTCTGTTTCTTCTGGGAGGACAGACTTTTATGTGTGATAAATTATACCTTGTTGACCAAAAGGCAAAAGAGATCATACCCAAGGCAGATATCCCAAGTCCCCGCAAAGAATTTAGTGCATGTGCGATTGGTTGCAAAGTGTATATAACGGGAGGCAGGGGTTCTGAAAATGGTGTCTCCAAAGATGTTTGGGTCTATGACACTCTTCATGAGGAGTGGTCAAAGGCTGCTCCAATGCTTGTTGCACGGTTTGGTCATGGCTCTGCTGAACTAAAACACTGTTTGTATGTAGTGGGGGGACACACTGCAGCCACAGGCTGTCTTCCTGCCTCTCCATCTGTGTCTTTAAAACAAGTGGAGCAGTATGACCCAGCAACCAACAAGTGGACAATGGTGGCTCCTCTTCGGGAAGGTGTCAGCAATGCAGCTGTGGTTAGTGCAAAACTGAAATTGTTTGCATTTGGTGGGACTAGCGTTAGCCATGACAAGTTGCCTAAGGTTCAATGCTATGATCCTTCTGAAAACAGATGGACTGTACCAGCTACGTGCCCACAGCCGTGGCGATACACAGCAGCAGCTGTTTTAGGAACCCAGATTTTTATCATGGGGGGAGATACAGAATTCTCAGCCTGTTCAGCTTACAAATTCAACAGCGAAACGTATCAATGGACTAAAGCTGGAGATGTTACGGCCAAGAGAATGAGCTGTCATGCCGTAGCATCTGGCAATAAACTGTTTGTAGTTGGAGGCTATTTTGGAATTCAGAGGTGCAAGACATTGGACTGTTATGATCCAACGCTTGATGCATGGAACAGCATAACTACAGTACCTTATTCTCTCATCCCTACGGCATTTGTCAGCACATGGAAACATCTGCCATCTTAA